A single Thiohalobacter thiocyanaticus DNA region contains:
- a CDS encoding DUF5615 family PIN-like protein translates to MKLLCDAMLKGLARWLRAAGYDTELPRPDESDRDIIERARHEGRWLVTRDRKLLEFRHADETVRHLQANSLDDCVVELSARLSIDWQYRPFSRCLLCNRPLEPVPEARREAVPVDVRDQALWQCPACGRLYWEGSHVRRMRHRLEDFTRKIRG, encoded by the coding sequence ATGAAGCTGCTGTGCGATGCAATGCTCAAGGGTCTGGCGCGCTGGCTGCGTGCGGCCGGCTATGACACCGAACTGCCGCGCCCGGACGAAAGCGACCGCGACATCATCGAGCGAGCCCGGCATGAGGGCCGTTGGCTGGTTACGCGGGATCGCAAACTGCTCGAATTCCGTCATGCCGACGAGACAGTGAGACATCTGCAGGCCAATTCCCTTGATGACTGTGTGGTAGAATTGTCAGCCCGGCTGTCTATCGATTGGCAGTACCGCCCCTTCAGCCGCTGTCTGCTCTGCAACCGGCCGCTGGAGCCGGTCCCGGAGGCCCGGCGCGAGGCGGTGCCGGTCGATGTTCGCGACCAGGCCCTGTGGCAGTGCCCGGCCTGCGGCCGGCTCTACTGGGAAGGCAGCCATGTCCGCAGGATGCGTCACCGGCTGGAGGATTTTACCCGCAAAATCAGGGGGTGA
- the glyA gene encoding serine hydroxymethyltransferase: MFDKDMKIAGYDDELWNAIQAEETRQEEHIELIASENYTSPRVMQAQGSVLTNKYAEGYPGKRYYGGCEHVDIAEQLAIDRAKALFGADYANVQPHSGSQANAAVYLALLQPGDTILGMSLADGGHLTHGAKVNFSGKIFNAVQYGLNPETGEIDYDEIRRLAQEHKPKMIVGGFSAYSRVMDWNIFREIADSVGAYLFVDMAHVAGLVAAGIYPNPVPVADVVTTTTHKTLRGPRGGLILAKSNPDLEKKFNSMVFPGTQGGPLMHVIAGKAVAFKEALEPAFKDYQQQVVNNARAMAETLIERGYKIVSGGTDDHLFLVDLIDKGITGKAADAALGNANITVNKNAVPNDPQSPFVTSGIRIGTPAMTTRGFKEKEAKELAGWICDILDDVENEAAQSEVRAKVLELCKRFPVYKQ, from the coding sequence ATGTTTGACAAAGACATGAAGATAGCCGGTTACGACGACGAGCTCTGGAATGCCATCCAGGCCGAGGAGACGCGCCAGGAAGAGCACATCGAACTGATCGCTTCGGAGAACTACACCAGCCCCCGCGTGATGCAGGCCCAGGGCTCGGTACTGACCAACAAGTACGCCGAAGGCTATCCCGGCAAGCGCTACTACGGCGGTTGCGAACATGTTGACATCGCCGAGCAGCTGGCCATCGATCGCGCCAAGGCGCTGTTCGGTGCCGATTACGCCAACGTGCAGCCGCACTCCGGCTCCCAGGCCAATGCCGCAGTGTATCTGGCCCTGCTGCAGCCGGGCGATACCATCCTCGGTATGAGCCTGGCCGACGGCGGCCACCTGACCCACGGTGCCAAGGTCAACTTCTCGGGCAAGATCTTCAACGCTGTCCAGTACGGCCTGAACCCCGAGACCGGCGAGATCGACTATGACGAGATCCGCCGGCTGGCCCAGGAGCACAAGCCGAAGATGATCGTCGGCGGCTTTTCCGCCTATTCACGGGTCATGGACTGGAACATCTTCCGCGAGATCGCCGATTCCGTGGGCGCTTATCTGTTTGTGGACATGGCGCACGTGGCCGGTCTGGTCGCCGCGGGCATCTATCCCAACCCGGTGCCGGTGGCCGATGTCGTCACCACCACCACCCACAAGACCCTGCGCGGCCCGCGCGGCGGCCTGATTCTGGCGAAATCCAATCCGGACCTGGAGAAGAAGTTCAACTCCATGGTCTTTCCCGGCACCCAGGGCGGTCCACTGATGCACGTCATCGCCGGCAAGGCAGTGGCCTTCAAGGAGGCCCTGGAGCCGGCCTTCAAGGACTACCAGCAGCAGGTGGTGAACAATGCCCGCGCCATGGCCGAGACCCTGATCGAGCGCGGTTACAAAATCGTCTCCGGCGGCACCGATGACCACCTGTTCCTGGTCGACCTGATCGACAAAGGCATCACCGGCAAGGCCGCCGACGCCGCCCTGGGCAATGCCAACATCACGGTCAACAAGAACGCCGTGCCCAACGACCCGCAGTCGCCGTTCGTCACCAGCGGCATCCGCATCGGCACCCCGGCCATGACCACCCGCGGCTTCAAGGAAAAGGAAGCCAAGGAACTGGCCGGCTGGATCTGCGACATCCTCGATGATGTCGAGAACGAGGCGGCGCAGTCTGAGGTGCGCGCCAAGGTGCTGGAACTGTGCAAGCGGTTTCCGGTATATAAACAATAG